A part of Notolabrus celidotus isolate fNotCel1 chromosome 21, fNotCel1.pri, whole genome shotgun sequence genomic DNA contains:
- the wnt5b gene encoding protein Wnt-5b isoform X1 has product MRVYYHAGTSDIRFYTTRNTHGNPQSTFFSSFCSGCAAVTRRIMDTRPVRRRRTGAARHLLLAAAFLACSSQLLLVDANSWWSLALTPIQRPEMYIIGAQPLCSQLSGLSQGQRKLCQLYQDHMIHIGDGAKTGIKECQYQFRQRRWNCSTVDNTSVFGQVMQIGSRETAFTYSISAAGVVNAISRACREGELSTCGCSRTARPRDLPRDWLWGGCGDNVHYGYRFAREFVDAREREKNYPRGSVEHARTLMNLQNNEAGRQAVYNLANVACKCHGVSGSCSLKTCWLQLADFRRVGEFLKEKYDSAAAMRIGRKGKLELVDKRFNAPTPADLVYTDSSPDYCLRNETTGSLGTQGRLCNKTSEGMDGCELMCCGRGYDQFKTYKHERCHCKFHWCCYVKCKRCTSLVDQFVCK; this is encoded by the exons ATGCGGGTCTATTATCATGCAGGGACCAGTGACATCCGATTTTACACGACGAGAAACACCCACGGAAATCCT CAGAGCACCTTCTTCAGCTCTTTCTGCTCCGGCTGTGCGGCGGTGACGCGGCGGATCATGGACACCAGGCCTGTCCGAAGAAGAAGAACCGGTGCTGCGCGGCATCTGTTGCTGGCAGCCGCTTTCCTCGCCTGCAGCTCCCAACTGCTGCTGGTAGATGCCAACTCATGGTG GTCACTAGCACTGACCCCGATCCAGCGGCCAGAGATGTACATCATCGGAGCTCAGCCTCTCTGCAGTCAGCTGTCAGGTCTCTCCCAG GGCCAGAGGAAGCTGTGCCAGCTCTACCAGGACCACATGATCCATATAGGAGACGGAGCCAAGACCGGCATCAAGGAGTGCCAGTACCAGTTCAGACAGAGGAGGTGGAACTGCAGCACTGTGGATAACACATCTGTGTTTGGACAGGTCATGCAGATCG GCTCCAGAGAAACAGCCTTCACGTACTCCATCAGTGCTGCCGGAGTGGTCAACGCTATCAGCCGAGCGTGTCGTGAAGGCGAGCTCTCCACCTGTGGCTGCAGCCGAACCGCCCGACCTCGCGACCTGCCACGTGATTGGCTGTGGGGAGGCTGCGGCGACAACGTGCACTATGGCTACCGATTCGCCCGGGAGTTTGTGGATgccagggagagggagaagaattACCCACGAGGCTCTGTTGAGCACGCTCGGACTCTGATGAACCTGCAGAATAATGAAGCAGGGAGACAG GCGGTGTATAACCTCGCAAATGTGGCCTGTAAGTGTCATGGCGTCTCAGGTTCCTGCAGCCTGAAGACCTGTTGGCTCCAGCTGGCTGACTTCAGACGTGTTGGAGAGTTCCTGAAGGAGAAGTACGACAGTGCAGCGGCCATGCGTATCGGACGAAAG GGTAAGCTGGAGTTGGTAGACAAGCGCTTCAATGCGCCAACCCCGGCGGATCTAGTCTACACTGACTCCAGCCCGGACTACTGCCTCCGCAACGAAACCACAGGCTCACTTGGCACTCAAGGCCGCCTCTGCAACAAAACTTCAGAGGGCATGGACGGCTGTGAGCTCATGTGCTGCGGCAGAGGATATGACCAGTTCAAGACCTACAAGCACGAGCGCTGCCACTGCAAGTTCCACTGGTGCTGCTACGTCAAGTGCAAGCGCTGCACGTCGCTGGTGGACCAGTTTGTGTGTAAATAA
- the wnt5b gene encoding protein Wnt-5b isoform X2, with protein sequence MYIIGAQPLCSQLSGLSQGQRKLCQLYQDHMIHIGDGAKTGIKECQYQFRQRRWNCSTVDNTSVFGQVMQIGSRETAFTYSISAAGVVNAISRACREGELSTCGCSRTARPRDLPRDWLWGGCGDNVHYGYRFAREFVDAREREKNYPRGSVEHARTLMNLQNNEAGRQAVYNLANVACKCHGVSGSCSLKTCWLQLADFRRVGEFLKEKYDSAAAMRIGRKGKLELVDKRFNAPTPADLVYTDSSPDYCLRNETTGSLGTQGRLCNKTSEGMDGCELMCCGRGYDQFKTYKHERCHCKFHWCCYVKCKRCTSLVDQFVCK encoded by the exons ATGTACATCATCGGAGCTCAGCCTCTCTGCAGTCAGCTGTCAGGTCTCTCCCAG GGCCAGAGGAAGCTGTGCCAGCTCTACCAGGACCACATGATCCATATAGGAGACGGAGCCAAGACCGGCATCAAGGAGTGCCAGTACCAGTTCAGACAGAGGAGGTGGAACTGCAGCACTGTGGATAACACATCTGTGTTTGGACAGGTCATGCAGATCG GCTCCAGAGAAACAGCCTTCACGTACTCCATCAGTGCTGCCGGAGTGGTCAACGCTATCAGCCGAGCGTGTCGTGAAGGCGAGCTCTCCACCTGTGGCTGCAGCCGAACCGCCCGACCTCGCGACCTGCCACGTGATTGGCTGTGGGGAGGCTGCGGCGACAACGTGCACTATGGCTACCGATTCGCCCGGGAGTTTGTGGATgccagggagagggagaagaattACCCACGAGGCTCTGTTGAGCACGCTCGGACTCTGATGAACCTGCAGAATAATGAAGCAGGGAGACAG GCGGTGTATAACCTCGCAAATGTGGCCTGTAAGTGTCATGGCGTCTCAGGTTCCTGCAGCCTGAAGACCTGTTGGCTCCAGCTGGCTGACTTCAGACGTGTTGGAGAGTTCCTGAAGGAGAAGTACGACAGTGCAGCGGCCATGCGTATCGGACGAAAG GGTAAGCTGGAGTTGGTAGACAAGCGCTTCAATGCGCCAACCCCGGCGGATCTAGTCTACACTGACTCCAGCCCGGACTACTGCCTCCGCAACGAAACCACAGGCTCACTTGGCACTCAAGGCCGCCTCTGCAACAAAACTTCAGAGGGCATGGACGGCTGTGAGCTCATGTGCTGCGGCAGAGGATATGACCAGTTCAAGACCTACAAGCACGAGCGCTGCCACTGCAAGTTCCACTGGTGCTGCTACGTCAAGTGCAAGCGCTGCACGTCGCTGGTGGACCAGTTTGTGTGTAAATAA